The genomic DNA TGTCTTGAGATGGCACGATGAACACTTAACTATTTGTGTGATAGAATATCTTTAACAGGAAACTGCACGAAGGATTGGTTCATGTTTTGAATGTTATCTTGAATAGTCCTCCAAaccctgtgtgtgtctgtgtgtgtgtgtgtgtgtgtgtgcagctggatCATCCTGCTGTCGATGGTGGTGGGTGTGCTGGTGGTGTTTGATCCTCTGGGCAGTGTGAGGCCGGGCTCTCTGCCGGACGTCCCGCTGGACGTGAGGGATCAGGAGAGCAGCAGGTCGTCTCAGATCTTCTCCACGGCTCACACGCTGGCGTCGAGGGTCTGGGAGAGTCGTCTGCGTCTGCTGTGCTGCTGCGTGCCTCAAGACGACAGCCACCGAGCCGCCTTCTCCAGCATCGCTCAGCTCGTCAGCGGCTTCTTCCTGGTGATCCAGCAACACTCCACCACagacatttattcatttcagcCTTTACTAATGCATTCAGAAAACCTAGAGTTACATCTGTTAAGATTATTTAGCAGTTGTATTTATATTATCTTgcattgcaaaacaaaaacacagttcATGTCAGTTAATGCAAACTAATATTAACTTTATTGTGAAGCGTCACCTAAAATTCTGACTTCTttcattaattagttaattatgtCAATATGTTAATAGTCGTTGATCCAtaaatggctgatattaaaattatCTTATATCatctaaatgaattaaaaagatatcactttaaacaaaaattaattgtttaatttgtacaagtgaaacaaaattataatgtaccgtatgactttattttttatttttagattttgctaataaaagtttaactttaattaaattattctATATGTATAatacacaattaaatatacaatgtgAGACAATAGCGATACATCTAAAACTCTctctatatattattatatgacacCAGTATATTGTGCATCTCTTAAAGTGTTATTATaatatcgtatatatatatatatatataattttttattatgaatattttttttatatttggaatgaatgatttctgttttatttatatattttaatatttttttttctattactctATTCTAATATCTGTATATtgctattattaacatttatttatttaatataatatttattgattttagtaGTTTCAATTAAACTAGCCGTGGTAACACTTTTCCgtttgttaactgtatttaatgcattaattaacaacTAGCATCACAtttgttacaatatttattaatctttgttaacatcAGCTGCTTCATTATCAGCTCGGGTCCTTTAGATGATATTAATAGATACATCTTCTGATTTTAGTAATGCATTAGATCCAGATATTAAAATCGTCTGGGATTAATAAATGCTTCAGAAGTGATTTTCATTGTTAGTCTGTGTTAATAACAAATGGAAGCTTGTTGTAAAATGTTAGCACTAGTTTTATATGAGAAGAGTTTGGAGAAGCTAGTGCTAAGAGACGGATGTTTGCAGGACACAGACCTGGTTCCCAGTGACATCGCCGCTGGGCTTTCTCTTCTGCATCAGGAGCAGGACAAAGTGCAGCGCTGCAGGGACCCTGAAGAGGTCGTGACCCGCAGCCCGTCCTCCCCGAGAGTGAGTCTGACAGAGATATAAAGCCTGCTGGATTACAGACGCAGTGTAGTTTCTGACTGTGTTCTGTCGCTCTCAGAGAGATGatctggagctggagctggagaagGCCACTCACTTCATGCAGTTTGCAGCAGCGGCGTACGGATGGCCGCTGTACGTCTACTCGAACCCTCTCACGGGGATCTGCAAGCTCAGCGGAGACTGGTGCGTATGACCTCTGCCAGCTGAAGGTAACCGTGTTGAACACAGACATGCACTCACTGACGTCTGCACAGCTGTCGAAGCCATCATGTGGAGCCAGACCTGGTCGGAGGAGAACACCTGGGATGTCACTTCAGCTCCATCCTACAGAGCACAGGCCTGCAGTACAGAGACTTCATCCACATCAGCTTCCACAACCAGGTGACGTCCCGCTGGCTTCAGAAGACCTGCACTTACACCTGCATATGGCTTCATGCAATAGTGCAGTTTCATTCAGTATAGAAATGCACCACttttttgcatttacaaaaaaCATAGTTCATGATACTGTGTTTCAGTGGGGCTTATTCTGAAACCAGCGGcacttattactttttattttccgGCAACTCATCAATATTCAAAAAAAAGCTCAATCATTTACCATTTGAAGATCACGACATGAGAAAATAGTttgtgtaaaagtttttttttcttttaaatgtatgttgtttCTGATCATTGACAAATTAAAATTTGCTTAGCATTTAGTTTATAGAAAGTTAGTGTCTCTTGTTGTTTgcctaaaaaaaagtttgtaaacaAACTGGcatttaaagagttaaaatcttgaaaatgaatgtgtttttttttggtagttctgaaaaacattattgtgtaatatatttaaaacccttTTGGTCATCTCTGTAACTCTCAAAATTgggttattttattgttttatttaataattatttttatattttatattattattttgttattattattgttttatagtcATGTTGAAGTGGTCTATGGTAAAGAGGAAGGAGATTTTTTGTAAACACTTTATAGTTATAAAGTATACTTTATAGTTGGTTTTTATAAAAAGTATGAACATCCAAATTTGTCACGTTTTTCTCAAATCATTCAGCGCCAAAAAAGTAAAATTTCAGCTTTTCtattttaagaataataaaaaaaaattgtgcagttctagaagaaaaaataaataaataaaaatcatcctagaatatttttttttctttctcccaaatAAAGCTATTCAAGCCATCGGGTGGAAATtctgtttcctttctctttttccaAAGCTGTTAATATCGCAGAAAAACTAAATATCACAATGTGAGTGTTTTCTGAAATTGTGCAGTCCAACCTACAGCCACGTTTTTTTCCTGTTGTAGATCTACGAGATCCCGTTTTTCGTGGCTCTGGATCATGAGAGAGAGGCGGTGCTGGTCGCGGTGAGAGGAACGCTGTCTCTGAAGGTGAGTGTGGAGCATCAGTTACACAGATGATGAGgatcagatgctctgtgtgtggTGAAGCAGCGGTCACTAGTGTGTTTGACCTGGACGCTCACACTCCTGTCGTTCCTGAGCCGACCCTCTCATCCACTGCACTCCTTCTCATCTCTCCATCTGTCCTTCTCTCCATCATCCATCtctccatctgtccatctctccatcatccatctgtccatctctccATCTGTCCATGTCTCCATCCATTTGTTGTTTTTGGTCCATCACGTGATGATGAGCATTGGGCCAGAGCTGCATGTTGACGCGGTTTGGTTTTTCAGGATGTGTTGACGGATCTGTCGGCTGAATGTGAGGATCTGTCTGTTGAAGGTGTTTCAGGAACCTGCTACGCTCACAAGGTGACCAAACCTCTTCCATCGGTCTCCAGATTATACCGTCTCGTGATCTCTCTCACGGTTGAACTCTGTGTCGCAGGGCATTTCTCAAGCTGCACACTACATCCACAAGAGACTGGTGAAGGATGGGATTCTGAGCCAGGCGTTCAGCGTCGTTCCTGTGAGTGTGTTTCTCTGGCGCTGATGTTCTCCGGTCATGAAGAGCCGCTGGATGACGCTGGTCTGGTGTTTGTGTGCAGGAGTATAAGCTGGTGATCTGTGGTCACAGTCTGGGAGCCGGAGCCGCTGCTCTTCTGGCCGTTCTCCTGCGCAGCACACACCCCACGCTCCAGTGCTACGCCTTCTCTCCACCAGGGGGCCTGAtgaggtctcacacacacacacacacacacacacacacacacaccccacgcTCCAGTGCTACGCCTTCTCTCCACCAGGGGGCCTgatgaggtcacacacacacgcacacacacacacacacacaccccacgcTCCAGTGCTACGCCTTCTCTCCACCAGGGGGCCTgatgaggtcacacacacacgcacacacacacacacacacaccccacctcCAGTGCTACGCCTTCTCTCCACCAGGGGGCCTGAtgaggtctcacacacacacacacacacacacacacacaccccacgcTCCAGTGCTACGCCTTCTCTCCACCAGGGGGCCTgatgaggtcacacacacacacacacacacacacaccccacgcTCCAGTGCTACGCCTTCTCTCCACCAGGGGGCCTgatgaggtcacacacacacacacacacacacacacacacaccccacgcTCCAGTGCTACGCCTTCTCTCCACCAGGGGGCCTgatgaggtcacacacacacacacacacacacacacacacacacaccccacgcTCCAGTGCTACGCCTTCTCTCCACCAGGGGGCCTgatgaggtcacacacacacacacacacacacacacacacacacacaccccacgcTCCAGTGCTACGCCTTCTCTCCACCAGGGGGCCTgatgaggtcacacacacacacacacacacacacacacacacacacaccccacgcTCCAGTGCTACGCCTTCTCTCCACCAGGGGGCCTgatgaggtcacacacacacacacacacacacacaccccacgcTCCAGTGCTACGCCTTCTCTCCACCAGGGGGCCTgatgaggtcacacacacacacacacacacacacacacacaccccacgcTCCAGTGCTACGCCTTCTCTCCACCAGGGGGCCTgatgaggtcacacacacacacacacacacacacacacacacacacaccccacgcTCCAGTGCTACGCCTTCTCTCCACCAGGGGGCCTgatgaggtcacacacacacacacacacacacacacaccccacgcTCCAGTGCTACGCCTTCTCTCCACCGGGGGGCCTGAtgaggtctcacacacacacacacacacacacacacacaccccacgcTCCAGTGCTACGCCTTCTCTCCACCAGGGGGCCTgatgaggtcacacacacacacacacacaccccacgcTCCAGTGCTACGCCTTCTCTCCACCAGGGGGCCTGAtgaggtctcacacacacacacacacacacacacacacaccccacgcTCCAGTGCTACGCCTTCTCTCCACCAGGGGGCCTgatgaggtcacacacacacacacacacacacacaccccacactCCAGTGCTACGCCTTCTCTCCACCAGGGGGCCTGAtgaggtctcacacacacacacacacacacacacaccccacgcTCCAGTGCTACGCCTTCTCTCCACCAGGGGGCCTgatgaggtcacacacacacacacacacacacacacacacacaccccacgcTCCAGTGCTACGCCTTCTCTCCACCAGGGGGCCTgatgaggtcacacacacacacacacacacaccccacgcTCCAGTGCTACGCCTTCTCTCCACCAGGGGGCCTGATgaggtcactcacacacacacacacacacacacacacacacacacacacccaccccaCGCTCCAGTGCTACGCCTTCTCTCCATCAGGGGGCCTgatgaggtcacacacacacacacacacacaccccacgcTCCAGTGCTACGCCTTCTCTCCACCAGGGGGCCTGAtgaggtctcacacacacacacacacacacacacacacaccccacgcTCCAGTGCTACGCCTTCTCTCCACCAGGGGGCCTGATgaggtcactcacacacacacacacacaccgtcagtacaacacacacacacacacacacatggcagtatactataatataataatttaccaGAGAAAAttgctaaattgtgtgtgtgcgcgtgtatgtatgtatatatatatatgtatgtgtgtatatatatattagtatatatggtactaattatatgtatatatgattatttattaatttataaaggagttatttatatgataaaataatttacttatttataaatatttatttaattgcactgcaattaattgttaaatactttatataatgtacattactaatttatttaaattaataattttctttgTACTGCAGTAAATTAAAttctatatataatgtatataatgtaattatttacacacatatatatatatatatatatatatatatatatatatatatatatatatatatatatatatatatatatataatttatgacaaataataatgtattattaataataataatttatta from Carassius auratus strain Wakin linkage group LG37M, ASM336829v1, whole genome shotgun sequence includes the following:
- the LOC113068182 gene encoding sn1-specific diacylglycerol lipase beta-like — protein: MPAMVLLGRRWRIASDDLVFPGALELLIRAVWWIVTLVLFTNHQGRFDCQGGANLHNYLIVLLVLLGIIILTLCAVVYLSAQGSIMSPGPRRCVPALVYVRALLYVPELVWAALGAVWVSDSSSGCEPAEVSFVIGAVVSSWIILLSMVVGVLVVFDPLGSVRPGSLPDVPLDVRDQESSRSSQIFSTAHTLASRVWESRLRLLCCCVPQDDSHRAAFSSIAQLVSGFFLDTDLVPSDIAAGLSLLHQEQDKVQRCRDPEEVVTRSPSSPRRDDLELELEKATHFMQFAAAAYGWPLYVYSNPLTGICKLSGDCCRSHHVEPDLVGGEHLGCHFSSILQSTGLQYRDFIHISFHNQIYEIPFFVALDHEREAVLVAVRGTLSLKDVLTDLSAECEDLSVEGVSGTCYAHKGISQAAHYIHKRLVKDGILSQAFSVVPEYKLVICGHSLGAGAAALLAVLLRSTHPTLQCYAFSPPGGLMSKALADYSKQFVVSVVLGKDLVPRLSIPNMEDLKRRLLKMVSNCSKPKYKILLHGCWYELFGGTPDDFPTELETRPEEMLNQPLLGEESLFLHSSTYQSLSSDESPPRPTHPPLFLPGRILYITEDGPEPRHCFSQVRYRAEWSSEGSFSNVLISPRMITDHMPDVVLRALRSLTHEHPFALCPSSTSHLNVI